From Primulina tabacum isolate GXHZ01 chromosome 2, ASM2559414v2, whole genome shotgun sequence, one genomic window encodes:
- the LOC142524533 gene encoding rho GTPase-activating protein 1-like: MTEVLHSPSSSSSPSISTPTHNATLFQTQSYLGDEVISGLARDNNIEEDNRAAREKREKERRDQLSLLAILVTLFRKSFWVACKTERADFSAAGGSGGGGVMEIGWPTDVQHVNHVTFDRFNGFLGLPVEFEPEVLRRAPSASATVFGVSTESMQLSYDPRGNSIPTILLLMQRHLYSQGGLQAEGIFRITAGNSQEEYVRDQLNRGVIPDGVDVHCLAGLIKAWFRELPRGVLDSLSPEQVMQCQSEEDCDALVRLLPSTEASLLDWAINLMADVVLKEHLNKMNARNIAMVFAPNMTQMADPLTALMYAVQVINFLKTLIEKTLREREDFVIEPAPTPDVEPSDDDGNQTSSLLGHENPAKPNEEAIQEFLAEDPGLDSDSETNHVEDISDEDYLSYSTSTEESDDDVSCETPDQVYRVSSAKEAIEENKMIKTGGQSSNSNLRKPESRIYSLQAVDLSIKTDDKNKEISNLSRINSIIERFEAWR, encoded by the exons ATGACAGAGGTGCTCCACTCCCCCTCGTCGTCATCTTCTCCTTCAATATCCACGCCTACCCACAATGCCACACTGTTTCAGACTCAGTCATATTTGGGTGATGAGGTGATTTCTGGGCTGGCGAGGGATAATAACATAGAGGAAGATAATAGGGCGGCGAGGGAGAAGAGGGAGAAGGAGAGGAGGGATCAGTTATCTCTTCTGGCCATTCTAGTTACTCTGTTTAGAAAGAGTTTTTGGGTGGCCTGCAAGACGGAGAGGGCTGATTTTTCTGCAGCCGGTGGCAGTGGTGGTGGTGGGGTTATGGAGATCGGATGGCCCACCGATGTACAGCATGTTAATCATGTTACTTTTGATAGGTTTAATGGGTTCTTGGGGTTGCCTGTTGAGTTTGAACCTGAGGTTTTAAGGAGGGCTCCTAGTGCTAG TGCCACTGTTTTTGGAGTTTCTACAGAGTCCATGCAGCTGTCTTATGATCCACGTGGTAATAGCATTCCAACTATTCTCCTGCTTATGCAGAGGCATTTGTATTCCCAAGGTGGCCTGCAG GCAGAAGGTATATTCAGAATAACTGCAGGAAACAGTCAAGAGGAATATGTGAGGGACCAATTAAACAGGGGAGTGATTCCAGATGGCGTTGATGTACACTGTTTGGCTGGCTTGATCAAG GCTTGGTTCCGAGAACTCCCTAGAGGGGTGCTGGATTCTCTTTCACCCGAGCAGGTGATGCAATGCCAGTCAGAAGAGGACTGTGATGCCCTCGTAAGGCTCCTACCCTCAACAGAAGCATCGTTGTTGGATTGGGCTATCAATTTAATGGCTGATGTTGTACTAAAGGAACATCTAAACAAGATGAATGCTCGAAACATAGCAATGGTGTTTGCACCTAACATGACACAG ATGGCCGATCCACTGACTGCTTTGATGTATGCTGTTCAAGTGATTAACTTCCTAAAGACACTGATAGAGAAAACTTTACGAGAAAGAGAAGACTTTGTGATAGAACCAGCTCCTACACCTGACGTCGAGCCTTCGGATGACGATGGAAATCAGACTTCTTCACTACTCGGCCATGAAAATCCTGCTAAGCCGAATGAAGAGGCAATTCAGGAGTTTTTGGCCGAGGACCCTGGTTTAGACTCCGATTCTGAGACAAACCATGTAGAAGACATATCTGATGAAGATTATCTCAGTTACTCAACTTCAACTGAAGAATCTGATGATGATGTGTCGTGTGAAACTCCTGATCAAGTGTATAGAGTTTCCAGTGCAAAAGAAGCTATCGAAGAGAACAAAATGATCAAAACAGGAGGCCAATCAAGCAATTCCAACCTGAGAAAGCCCGAATCAAGAATTTATAGCCTGCAAGCTGTAGATTTGTCCATCAAAACTGATGACAAGAACAAAGAAATAAGCAATTTGAGCCGTATAAATTCAATAATCGAACGGTTTGAAGCTTGGCGTTGA
- the LOC142524540 gene encoding glucan endo-1,3-beta-glucosidase 14-like, producing the protein MATFFWVLLFLLTFSGSLVCVRGLGVGINYGQIANNLPPPSRVANLLKSVNISRVKLYDADPNVLSAFANSDVEFVIGLGNEYLQKMTDPVQAQSWIQQRVQPYISRTKITCITVGNEVLTGNDTQLKSHLIPAMQTVYGALSNIGLSKEIFVTTAHSFGILSNSYPPSAGAFRQDLAEYIQSILNFHAQTDSPFLINAYPFFAYKDDPEQISLSYALFQPNSGMIDPLTNLHYDNMLYAQIDSVYSAIKALGHTDVQVKVSETGWPSKGDQNEVGATPENARLYNGNLLRRIDQSQGTPGKPSVPVDIYFFALFNEDLKPGPLSERNYGLYYPDGTPVYNIGLQGFRPRMDYSSSERNVISFFICFVLSMAFSLCAL; encoded by the exons ATGGCCACCTTTTTCTGGGTTCTCCTCTTCCTCCTCACTTTTTCAG GTTCATTAGTTTGCGTCCGTGGACTTGGAGTGGGAATCAATTACGGCCAGATTGCCAACAATCTACCACCCCCATCACGTGTCGCCAATCTCCTTAAATCTGTCAACATAAGTAGAGTGAAACTTTATGATGCGGATCCGAATGTTTTATCAGCATTCGCGAACTCAGATGTTGAATTTGTGATAGGATTAGGAAATGAGTATCTTCAAAAGATGACCGATCCTGTTCAAGCTCAATCTTGGATTCAGCAGCGTGTGCAACCTTATATTTCCCGAACTAAGATAACGTGCATCACTGTCGGAAACGAGGTTCTTACAGGCAACGACACTCAGCTAAAGTCACATTTGATCCCAGCGATGCAAACTGTTTATGGAGCTCTGTCAAATATCGGGCTGAGCAAGGAGATATTTGTGACGACAGCTCACTCTTTCGGAATCTTGAGTAACTCCTACCCACCTTCCGCTGGTGCATTTCGACAAGATCTTGCTGAATATATCCAGAGTATTCTCAATTTTCATGCTCAGACAGACTCACCATTCCTTATTAACGCATATCCTTTCTTTGCCTATAAGGATGATCCGGAGCAGATTTCATTGAGCTATGCACTTTTCCAGCCAAATTCTGGGATGATCGACCCCTTAACAAATCTGCATTATGATAACATGTTATATGCACAGATTGACTCCGTTTATTCAGCAATCAAAGCATTAGGCCATACGGATGTACAAGTTAAAGTTTCCGAGACCGGATGGCCATCAAAAGGGGATCAGAACGAGGTGGGGGCGACACCAGAGAATGCTAGACTGTATAACGGTAATTTGCTCAGACGGATAGATCAAAGTCAAGGGACTCCGGGAAAACCATCAGTACCTGTTGACATATACTTTTTTGCACTATTTAACGAGGATTTAAAACCTGGTCCTTTGTCTGAAAGGAATTATGGATTATACTATCCTGATGGTACTCCTGTCTATAACATTGGTTTGCAAGGATTTCGTCCGCGCATGGATTATTCATCTTCAGAAAGAAAC GTCATATCttttttcatttgttttgtTCTTTCCATGGCATTTTCATTATGTGCTTTATAG